The following proteins are co-located in the Bacillus pumilus genome:
- the spo0A gene encoding sporulation transcription factor Spo0A, translating into MEKIKVCVADDNRELVGLLTEYIEGQEDMEVLGVAYNGQECLTLFKDKEPDVLLLDIIMPHLDGLAVLERLRENSDMTKQPSVIMLTAFGQEDVTKKAVDLGASYFILKPFDMENLVGHIRQVSGNGTQVTHRSSSIQNSVLRNKPEPKRKNLDASITTIIHEIGVPAHIKGYLYLREAISMVYNDIELLGSITKVLYPDIAKKFNTTASRVERAIRHAIEVAWSRGNIDSISSLFGYTVSMSKAKPTNSEFIAMVADRLRLEHRAS; encoded by the coding sequence GGAAGATATGGAAGTACTTGGCGTGGCCTATAATGGTCAGGAATGTCTGACATTATTTAAAGATAAAGAGCCCGACGTTCTCCTCTTAGATATTATCATGCCTCATTTAGACGGTCTTGCTGTACTGGAACGACTCCGTGAAAACTCTGATATGACCAAGCAGCCAAGTGTGATTATGCTAACGGCATTCGGACAAGAAGATGTAACGAAAAAAGCAGTCGATTTGGGTGCATCCTATTTCATTTTAAAGCCATTTGATATGGAAAACCTAGTAGGTCATATTCGTCAAGTCAGTGGAAACGGCACACAAGTTACCCATCGATCTTCATCTATCCAAAACAGTGTCCTTCGAAACAAACCTGAACCGAAACGTAAAAACTTAGATGCGAGCATTACGACGATTATTCATGAAATTGGCGTGCCAGCTCATATTAAAGGGTATTTATACTTAAGAGAAGCGATTTCTATGGTGTACAATGATATTGAGCTTCTAGGCAGCATTACAAAAGTATTGTATCCAGACATCGCGAAGAAATTTAACACGACAGCCAGCAGGGTGGAACGAGCAATTCGTCATGCCATTGAAGTCGCCTGGAGCAGAGGAAACATCGATTCCATTTCATCACTCTTTGGTTACACAGTCAGCATGTCAAAAGCCAAACCGACCAATTCAGAATTTATTGCCATGGTGGCTGATCGTCTGCGTTTAGAGCATAGAGCAAGCTAG
- a CDS encoding Rap family tetratricopeptide repeat protein, producing MGKLKIHSAEVANEISKWTRVISQNDLEKSAVYKEKILNLLKNTDEDREVLLYYQLVDGRHEMLLGNIEKANQIMKTVGTLDEKADDIINFYFYFYKGQYAAYVKKYDEAISFYKIAEQRLKRVNEDLEVGTFHHKVASIYYELKQNFISINHIKKAIDTFKAHEEYTAQAIDSLILHASNCIDLFQFDEAEDKYQEALEKSKRINNEVLIGKCYHNLAVLYYAKPDYEKSAQYAKKGMGIQIHRDNSHYYIQSLYVLANALVHLGDQEAKEYIKEGIQYSCDIQNNEYIVKFEILDLMCENSGAADVFSEKLDYIEKNRLYVELEDLSEQISKYFKERNDYQNAIRFLEKKFDAQILQKKVEVIL from the coding sequence ATGGGAAAGCTGAAAATCCACTCTGCTGAGGTAGCGAACGAAATTAGCAAGTGGACGAGGGTCATTTCTCAGAATGACCTAGAAAAATCTGCTGTCTATAAAGAGAAAATTCTGAATTTGCTAAAAAATACAGATGAAGACCGCGAAGTTCTCCTTTATTATCAGCTTGTTGACGGCAGACATGAAATGTTACTTGGAAATATTGAAAAAGCCAATCAAATTATGAAAACTGTCGGAACGCTGGATGAGAAAGCAGATGACATTATTAATTTTTATTTTTATTTTTACAAAGGCCAATACGCCGCGTATGTAAAGAAGTATGACGAAGCCATTAGTTTTTACAAAATTGCAGAACAGCGCCTAAAACGAGTGAATGAAGATCTGGAAGTGGGAACTTTTCACCATAAGGTCGCTTCTATCTATTACGAACTGAAACAAAATTTCATTTCCATTAATCATATTAAAAAAGCCATCGATACGTTCAAAGCGCATGAAGAATATACAGCTCAGGCGATTGACAGCTTAATTTTACATGCCAGCAATTGTATTGATTTGTTCCAATTTGATGAAGCAGAGGATAAATATCAAGAGGCACTTGAAAAAAGTAAGCGCATTAACAATGAAGTGCTGATTGGGAAATGCTATCACAATTTAGCGGTCCTTTATTATGCAAAGCCTGATTATGAAAAAAGCGCACAATATGCAAAAAAAGGAATGGGCATTCAAATTCACCGCGACAATAGCCATTATTACATCCAATCTTTATATGTTCTGGCAAATGCCTTAGTTCATCTAGGAGATCAAGAGGCGAAAGAATATATCAAAGAGGGCATTCAGTATAGCTGCGATATCCAAAATAATGAATATATAGTAAAATTTGAAATTTTAGATTTAATGTGCGAAAATAGTGGAGCAGCAGACGTATTCTCTGAAAAATTAGACTACATAGAAAAAAATAGATTATATGTGGAGCTTGAGGATTTGTCTGAACAAATATCGAAATACTTCAAGGAACGAAATGACTATCAAAATGCCATTCGTTTTCTTGAAAAGAAATTCGATGCACAAATACTTCAAAAGAAAGTGGAGGTTATCTTATGA